CAAAATTTACTAAGACTAATTGATTTCTTGCCATTCCACATAAAATCATCCTCCAAAATATTATGGGAAATTCCCTTTCATTGGTTGTAGTATAGCATATGCTTTGTTGATATACAATATTATATTATTGTTTTTCGATATATTTTTTATGTTTTATTAAATTTTTAATTAAGGTAACTCAATTGAAAGGCGAGATGCCACTTTGTAAACTGAAATGCAATGTTTGTAATCGACAACTGAATATTTGTAAACGAAACGCCACTTTTGTAACCGAGATGCCAGTTTTGTAAATGAAACGCCACTTTTGTAACCCAAATGCAGTTTGATTTTATACATTTTCTGATGTATGATAATAGAAAACTGCATGCCAAACGGAGGTCGACTCCCTCTCGATGTTTTTGTAATCGGAGAATCCACCCCTGATAGATTTTCTAGATGGGCTGTTGGCGGCATGGCTTCATATTATTTTTTGAGAAGAGCTGGTTTTAACACAATGTCACTGGAGGCAACCGGTGAACATTCAAGTTTCTGCAAGATCTCTTCTCCATGATAAAAGCTGAACGTTTCGTATGGGCTATGATTGTTCAGCTTTTTTCTTTTGTAAGAGTTGATATGGTTCATCATGAGATTGATATCTTCCTGTGTCAGTTCATTAAAGCCGGTTCCTTTTGGAAGTATCCTGCGAATCAATTCATGATTAACCTCAATAGAACCTTTCTGATAAGGACTGCCGGCATCACAATAGAATACTCTTGTATGCATTCCCCTGTAGTTCCCGGTACCGTACTCTATTGCTTTTGGATTCGAGAATTCGCTTCCGTTATCGGTCAAGATTATCGGGAACAGCCTTTTAAAGGCTTCGCATCCAAGTCGATCAAATAGCATTTCAAAGATATCCGTTACTGATTTCGAAGTATTGGCATCCCGGAGATATGCCAGCATGAAGCTGCTGTCTACGAAATGGATGGTAAGAAGGCATTTTCCGCCTTTGCTGCCAATGACAGAATCCATTTGAACAACAGCTGTGTCAGGATTTTTATCCAGAAATGTATTGAACTCCTGATAATTACGTCCGATGCGGCATCCTTTGTCCACTTTGAATTCCGGCTTTTTGTAGCGTTCACGGAATTTCACTTTTCTTGGAAGATCAATGTTGCGTATTTCCAGAAGGCAGGCATCTATGTAGTTATAAATGGTTTTCTCACTGCACATCAGTTCATCTTCATGGGTAACATATATCTGATGTATTGACTGACCATTCCGTACCAACGGACTAATAATAGCGTTAAGTCTTGCTATTTCTTCTTCGGAAATACATAGACCACTACGGGATTCCGAAATCATCTCATGTGCTTTGATATGGGCATGCTCTGCATCATAAATGTTTTTGAGAAGAGTACACTTTCCGATGGTTTCACAGCCATTGCAGACATAGGGTACACGGTATCTGGCAGTACAGATCTCCTCAACATAATCTGAACAGTTATCATTACAATAAGGACATATTTTACAATACTGTGTTGCGGATCGCTTACATTCATTTCCACAGATATCCTTCTTCCTACATGTAAAGCGGTTCTTACATGCATTATACGGATACCCTGGATACCCTGTGGCAACTTCAGAATAATGATTCTGAAGTTCTCTTGAGATAGTGGTTGGATTCTTATCCAGCCTGCGGCTGATTTCTTTAAAAGAAAGACATTCTTTCAGGAACTTCTGTAATTCAAGCCTTTCTTCATAAGTAAAAAATTTAGACATATATCCTCCGTTTTTGCCGCCAACATTTCTAGGATATATGATTTTAGAACATAGGAAAATAAAAAGACTGGCTTAT
This genomic stretch from Clostridia bacterium harbors:
- a CDS encoding IS30 family transposase; its protein translation is MSKFFTYEERLELQKFLKECLSFKEISRRLDKNPTTISRELQNHYSEVATGYPGYPYNACKNRFTCRKKDICGNECKRSATQYCKICPYCNDNCSDYVEEICTARYRVPYVCNGCETIGKCTLLKNIYDAEHAHIKAHEMISESRSGLCISEEEIARLNAIISPLVRNGQSIHQIYVTHEDELMCSEKTIYNYIDACLLEIRNIDLPRKVKFRERYKKPEFKVDKGCRIGRNYQEFNTFLDKNPDTAVVQMDSVIGSKGGKCLLTIHFVDSSFMLAYLRDANTSKSVTDIFEMLFDRLGCEAFKRLFPIILTDNGSEFSNPKAIEYGTGNYRGMHTRVFYCDAGSPYQKGSIEVNHELIRRILPKGTGFNELTQEDINLMMNHINSYKRKKLNNHSPYETFSFYHGEEILQKLECSPVASSDIVLKPALLKK